In the genome of Pseudomonas sp. P5_109, one region contains:
- a CDS encoding fumarylacetoacetate hydrolase family protein, whose product MKLATLKNGSRDGQLVVVSRDLAWALDARSVALTLQEAIENWSSAEPRLQLLSNQLNAGEAAGAFAFDPVEAMAPLPRAYQWCDGSAFLSHGALMQKAFNLDPIDGVEHTPLMYQGAGDDFIGARDDIALPSESQGIDFEGEFVVLVDDVPMGCDAEQAQQHIKLILQINDVSLRALAPREMRTGFGFLQAKPSSSFAPLAITPDELGDAWRDGRVHLPLQVHWNGQWFGHPHGGQMNFSFGQLIAHAALTRRLRAGTLMGSGTVSNAERSAGSACIAERRAIEMIEHGAAQTGFMRFGDRVHMDVTGSDGQSLFGAIDQCIVQAQG is encoded by the coding sequence ATGAAACTCGCCACCCTGAAAAACGGCAGTCGCGATGGTCAGCTCGTGGTGGTCTCGCGCGATCTTGCCTGGGCGCTGGATGCCCGTTCCGTGGCGCTCACCTTGCAGGAAGCCATCGAGAACTGGAGTAGCGCCGAGCCGCGCTTGCAGCTGCTGTCGAATCAGTTGAATGCGGGCGAGGCGGCGGGTGCCTTTGCCTTCGACCCTGTCGAGGCGATGGCGCCACTGCCTCGCGCTTATCAATGGTGCGATGGCTCGGCCTTTCTCAGCCACGGTGCGCTGATGCAGAAGGCATTCAATCTTGACCCCATCGACGGCGTCGAACACACGCCGCTGATGTACCAGGGTGCCGGTGACGATTTCATTGGCGCACGCGACGATATCGCGTTGCCGAGCGAGAGTCAGGGCATCGACTTCGAAGGCGAGTTTGTGGTGCTGGTGGATGATGTGCCCATGGGCTGCGACGCCGAGCAGGCGCAGCAACATATCAAGCTGATCCTGCAGATCAACGACGTCAGTTTGCGCGCCCTGGCCCCTCGGGAAATGCGCACAGGCTTTGGATTCTTGCAGGCCAAGCCGTCCTCCAGCTTCGCGCCGCTGGCCATTACACCGGACGAACTGGGCGATGCCTGGCGCGACGGTCGTGTGCATTTGCCGTTGCAGGTGCACTGGAATGGCCAGTGGTTTGGTCATCCGCACGGCGGGCAAATGAACTTCAGTTTCGGTCAGTTGATTGCTCACGCCGCGCTCACCCGCAGGCTGCGCGCTGGTACGCTGATGGGTTCCGGTACAGTCTCCAACGCCGAAAGAAGCGCGGGCTCGGCGTGCATCGCCGAGCGCCGTGCCATCGAGATGATCGAGCATGGCGCCGCCCAAACCGGCTTCATGCGCTTTGGCGACCGCGTGCACATGGATGTCACGGGCAGCGATGGACAGTCGCTGTTTGGCGCAATCGATCAATGCATCGTTCAGGCCCAAGGCTGA
- a CDS encoding cupin domain-containing protein, producing the protein MQALPEFKRVVTGHDQQGQAIVASNGPTPNVFPLSAVPGTVFHELWNSTTSPALLDNASDPSNKPLQLSPGAQGSVIRVVDIPPDSVQNQVSAEDAAAVFAEIGESHAGTGQRDSKHKLMHRTETLDYGIVTEGEVWLVLDEEEVHLKRGDVVVQRGTNHAWSNRTEAMARMVFILLDGRYAAELSNGKGASA; encoded by the coding sequence ATGCAAGCGCTTCCTGAATTCAAACGAGTGGTCACCGGTCACGATCAGCAAGGCCAGGCCATCGTCGCCAGCAACGGGCCGACGCCGAACGTGTTCCCGCTTTCGGCGGTGCCGGGCACGGTGTTTCATGAACTGTGGAACAGCACCACCAGCCCGGCCTTGCTCGACAACGCCAGCGACCCCAGCAACAAGCCCCTGCAACTCAGTCCCGGGGCCCAGGGCAGTGTCATCCGGGTGGTGGATATTCCGCCGGACAGCGTGCAGAACCAGGTCAGCGCTGAAGATGCCGCGGCGGTGTTCGCCGAAATCGGTGAATCCCATGCAGGCACCGGCCAGCGTGACTCCAAACATAAATTGATGCACCGCACCGAGACCCTCGACTACGGCATCGTCACCGAAGGTGAAGTGTGGCTGGTGCTGGATGAGGAAGAAGTGCACCTCAAACGCGGCGACGTGGTGGTTCAACGCGGTACCAATCATGCCTGGAGCAACCGCACGGAAGCGATGGCGCGCATGGTTTTCATCTTGCTCGACGGGCGTTATGCCGCTGAGCTGAGCAACGGCAAGGGAGCATCGGCATGA
- a CDS encoding WD40/YVTN/BNR-like repeat-containing protein yields the protein MNRICQVVGRLMCLMALPLSLAHAAAVGDTLDTPAMQAPQAKSAVLLDLARAGARLVAVGERGIVLLSDDNGVSWRQTAVPVSVSLTAVQFIDANTGWAVGHAGVVLVSHDGGEHWAVQLDGLRAAQLELVAARQQLPSANDQEAAAARVQTAERLAGEGADKPFLAVQFVDARHGLIVGAYGLAFRTDDGGVTWQSIMGNIDNPMGAHLSAITQQGQHWFLAGEQGYLARSDDAGHSFAQLESPYTGSFFTVQMRDDGVLLVAGLKGNAFVSSDLGQSFQPAPVTMPVSFSDAIRTDDGQLLLVNQSGALFRTDNPPGAMLKPIGKPLGKPVSSVIQAADGSLTLAGFTGLTRLSPSIANASE from the coding sequence ATGAACAGAATCTGTCAGGTGGTGGGTCGGCTCATGTGTCTTATGGCGTTGCCGTTGAGCCTGGCGCATGCCGCTGCGGTGGGCGACACGCTCGATACGCCGGCGATGCAGGCGCCGCAAGCGAAATCCGCGGTGTTGCTGGACCTGGCCCGTGCGGGTGCGCGGTTGGTGGCGGTGGGTGAGCGGGGCATCGTGCTGCTTTCCGATGACAACGGCGTGAGCTGGCGTCAAACGGCGGTACCGGTTTCCGTCAGCCTTACGGCCGTGCAGTTCATCGACGCGAATACGGGCTGGGCCGTCGGGCATGCGGGTGTCGTATTGGTCTCCCATGACGGCGGTGAGCACTGGGCTGTGCAACTCGATGGCCTGCGTGCTGCACAGCTAGAACTGGTAGCCGCTCGTCAGCAACTGCCTTCGGCCAACGACCAGGAAGCGGCCGCCGCGCGGGTGCAAACGGCTGAACGACTGGCCGGCGAGGGCGCTGACAAGCCGTTTCTAGCCGTGCAATTCGTGGACGCCCGACACGGCTTGATCGTGGGGGCGTATGGCCTTGCCTTTCGCACCGACGATGGCGGCGTCACTTGGCAATCCATCATGGGCAACATCGATAACCCGATGGGTGCGCACTTGTCTGCGATCACCCAACAGGGACAACACTGGTTCCTGGCGGGCGAGCAGGGCTACCTCGCTCGTTCCGACGACGCCGGTCATTCATTCGCGCAGTTGGAAAGCCCTTACACGGGCAGCTTCTTTACCGTGCAGATGCGCGATGACGGCGTCTTGCTGGTGGCCGGGTTGAAGGGCAATGCGTTTGTCTCCAGCGACCTGGGCCAGAGCTTCCAGCCTGCGCCGGTGACGATGCCGGTGTCTTTCAGTGATGCAATCCGTACCGACGACGGCCAGTTGTTGCTGGTCAATCAGAGTGGCGCCTTGTTTCGCACCGACAACCCGCCCGGCGCAATGCTCAAGCCTATCGGCAAACCGCTCGGCAAGCCCGTCTCCAGTGTTATCCAGGCCGCCGACGGCAGCCTGACGCTGGCGGGTTTCACTGGATTGACGCGCCTGTCGCCGTCAATCGCCAACGCTTCGGAGTGA
- a CDS encoding DUF1302 domain-containing protein — MVSSTTAVLARRPVCTSAPFGFTLAAALVLCSQAAHAFQVDTGNPDFNLRWDNTVKYSAAWRTQNPSSKLTEGQVSLNQDDGDRAFKKGLISNRTDILSELDMSFKNVGARVSGAAWYDTEYQHDNDNDDPARANARSVAYDEFTDDTRHLHGGDGELLDAFVYWNGELADHATSLRAGRHGLIWGESLFFGANGIAGGMGPVDVVKAQSVPNTQFKEITRPVNQLSGTFQLTDDVSLGAYYQLEWEETRLPGAGSYFSTSDTIGEGNERLIVGAPFPAFLGGNPGSPAAFFHGNDKEARSSGQGGLQLKYSAETVEYGLYAIQYHDKTPKLYLKPSAGAPNFSTGQIGEYYWVYPEDIRAFGASFSTTVDEYSFAGEASMRWNMPLVSNGQTVLPGVVADNDDDALYAVGRTAHVNLNVLASFGPNFLARESGLIGEIAWNRLLSVTKNRAALDPNATDDGLGFKVVYTPTYRQLFSGIDISFPVGLSYFPLGKSAVVSSFGPDNGGDMNIGITATYLDRVTAGLTYTHYYGAEDTNLNAASQFNYKQSLKDRDYLAFSVKTTF; from the coding sequence ATGGTTAGTTCCACGACTGCGGTGCTTGCGCGCCGCCCGGTCTGCACGTCTGCACCCTTTGGTTTCACCTTGGCCGCTGCGCTGGTGCTGTGCAGCCAGGCTGCCCATGCCTTTCAGGTCGACACCGGTAATCCGGATTTCAACCTGCGCTGGGATAACACAGTGAAGTACAGCGCCGCATGGCGCACCCAAAACCCCAGCAGCAAACTGACCGAAGGGCAGGTGTCACTCAACCAGGACGATGGCGATCGGGCGTTCAAAAAAGGCCTGATTTCCAATCGCACGGACATCCTCTCCGAACTGGATATGTCGTTCAAGAACGTCGGTGCGCGCGTCAGTGGTGCCGCTTGGTACGACACCGAATATCAACACGATAATGACAACGACGATCCGGCGCGTGCCAACGCCCGTTCCGTAGCCTACGACGAATTCACCGATGACACCCGTCACCTGCATGGCGGTGACGGTGAATTGCTCGATGCATTCGTGTACTGGAACGGCGAGCTGGCCGATCACGCCACGTCCTTGCGCGCGGGCCGCCACGGCTTGATCTGGGGTGAGAGCCTGTTCTTCGGGGCCAACGGGATTGCCGGTGGCATGGGCCCGGTCGACGTGGTGAAGGCGCAGTCCGTACCCAACACCCAGTTCAAGGAAATCACCCGTCCGGTCAATCAACTGTCGGGGACTTTTCAGCTGACCGACGACGTGTCGCTCGGTGCCTACTACCAGTTGGAATGGGAAGAGACACGCCTGCCAGGTGCCGGCAGTTATTTCTCCACCAGCGACACCATTGGTGAAGGCAACGAACGCCTGATCGTGGGGGCGCCATTCCCTGCGTTTCTCGGTGGCAATCCCGGCAGTCCGGCGGCGTTCTTCCACGGCAATGACAAGGAAGCAAGAAGTTCGGGGCAGGGCGGTTTGCAGTTGAAGTACAGCGCCGAGACGGTCGAGTACGGCCTGTACGCGATCCAGTATCACGACAAAACCCCCAAGCTGTACCTCAAGCCCTCCGCCGGTGCACCGAACTTCAGCACGGGCCAGATCGGCGAATACTACTGGGTCTACCCGGAAGACATTCGTGCCTTCGGCGCCAGTTTTTCTACCACGGTTGATGAGTACAGCTTCGCCGGTGAAGCCTCGATGCGCTGGAACATGCCGCTGGTTTCCAACGGTCAAACCGTTCTGCCCGGGGTCGTGGCTGACAACGATGACGACGCCCTCTACGCGGTCGGCCGTACTGCCCACGTCAACCTCAACGTGCTGGCCTCGTTCGGGCCGAACTTCCTTGCCAGGGAATCGGGACTGATCGGCGAGATCGCCTGGAACCGACTGCTGAGCGTCACCAAAAACCGTGCCGCCCTCGACCCCAATGCCACCGACGACGGCCTCGGGTTCAAGGTGGTCTACACCCCGACCTACCGCCAACTCTTCTCCGGCATCGACATCAGTTTCCCGGTTGGCCTCAGCTACTTCCCGCTGGGCAAATCGGCCGTTGTCAGCTCCTTCGGCCCGGACAACGGCGGCGACATGAACATCGGCATCACCGCCACTTACCTGGATCGCGTCACCGCCGGCCTGACCTACACGCATTACTACGGCGCCGAAGACACCAACCTCAACGCCGCCAGCCAGTTCAATTACAAGCAATCGCTGAAAGACCGGGATTACCTGGCTTTCTCCGTCAAGACCACGTTTTAA
- a CDS encoding DUF1329 domain-containing protein, translating into MTHNKKTAAFKLKALGLALLGSLAICSQVTLAATAEDAAKLSKNLTPFGAERAGNADGSIPAWDGGYTKVDPSFKEGGKRSDPFAADKPLLSITSKNLAQYAGKLSDGTKEMFKRFPDTYRIDVYPTRRTAAAPQWVYDNTLKNATRAKLVDSSAGPVPEGAFGGIPFPIPQNGAEAMWNHVLNWRGTSVSMHFRHYLMTADGKQVMTTDGQAIQEMPYYYQEGTPESFAGDYWLFRLLNVGPPLRAGEQIMGRTNINGDLSQAHVYLTGQRRVRKLPNACCDTPTPATAGVMSFDELSVFQGRMDRFNWKLVGKQEMYIPYNTNKVQTAAKPEDLFLAHHMNPDYVRWELHRVWVVEADLAPGKRHQLPKGRYYLDEDTWQAMLGDRWDANGQLAKTLWSLPAVLPDLPAQAQLSSGFYDLTSGAWFIQNVYTGLPEQYGMVDRYKASEFSPAAMAGAGVR; encoded by the coding sequence ATGACCCACAACAAGAAAACCGCAGCCTTCAAGCTCAAAGCCCTTGGCTTGGCACTGCTCGGAAGCCTGGCCATTTGCAGTCAGGTGACATTGGCAGCGACGGCTGAAGACGCGGCCAAACTGTCGAAAAACCTGACACCGTTCGGGGCCGAGCGCGCCGGTAACGCTGACGGCTCGATTCCCGCCTGGGACGGTGGCTACACCAAGGTCGACCCTTCGTTCAAAGAAGGCGGCAAGCGCAGCGACCCGTTCGCCGCTGACAAGCCGCTGTTGAGCATCACCTCGAAAAACCTGGCGCAATACGCCGGCAAACTCAGCGACGGCACCAAGGAAATGTTCAAGCGTTTCCCGGACACTTATCGCATCGACGTTTACCCGACACGGCGCACCGCCGCCGCGCCGCAATGGGTGTATGACAACACCCTGAAAAACGCCACCCGCGCCAAACTGGTGGACAGCAGCGCAGGTCCGGTACCTGAAGGCGCCTTTGGCGGCATCCCGTTTCCGATCCCGCAAAACGGCGCCGAAGCCATGTGGAACCACGTGTTGAATTGGCGTGGCACCTCAGTGTCGATGCATTTTCGTCACTACCTGATGACTGCAGACGGCAAGCAGGTGATGACCACCGACGGCCAGGCCATTCAGGAGATGCCGTATTACTACCAGGAAGGGACGCCAGAGTCGTTTGCCGGTGACTATTGGCTGTTCCGGCTGCTCAACGTTGGTCCGCCATTACGCGCCGGCGAGCAGATCATGGGCCGCACCAACATCAACGGCGACCTGTCCCAGGCGCACGTGTACCTGACCGGCCAGCGCCGTGTGCGCAAGCTGCCCAATGCCTGCTGCGATACGCCGACACCGGCGACTGCCGGGGTGATGTCGTTCGACGAGTTGAGCGTGTTCCAGGGCCGCATGGACCGCTTCAACTGGAAACTGGTGGGTAAGCAGGAGATGTACATCCCCTACAACACCAACAAGGTGCAAACCGCCGCCAAACCTGAAGACCTGTTCCTCGCTCACCACATGAATCCCGATTACGTGCGCTGGGAATTGCATCGCGTCTGGGTCGTGGAAGCGGACCTGGCACCGGGCAAGCGTCACCAATTGCCGAAGGGCCGCTACTACCTCGATGAGGACACCTGGCAAGCCATGCTGGGCGACCGCTGGGACGCTAACGGCCAACTGGCCAAAACGTTGTGGTCGTTGCCGGCGGTACTTCCGGACCTGCCCGCGCAAGCGCAATTGTCCTCGGGCTTTTACGACCTGACCTCCGGCGCCTGGTTTATCCAGAACGTCTACACAGGCCTGCCAGAACAGTACGGCATGGTGGATCGCTACAAGGCCTCCGAATTTTCGCCGGCGGCAATGGCGGGTGCCGGGGTTCGTTGA
- a CDS encoding efflux RND transporter permease subunit, with amino-acid sequence MKSFDNAMASLANFDPRSGSVVERTLFNHRLWVLLVCVLTTLVLGYQATRIELNASFEKMIPTQQPYIANYLEHQKQLTGLGNALRIVVANKHGDIYDAEYLKTLQALSDKLYLLPGVDRAYMKSLWTPATRWVAVTEDGLDGGPVVPDDYSGTAANLDALRRNVQRSNELGQLVAFDQTSSIIYVPLLATTSDGKALDYAVLSGQLEALRSTYQSDDIDIRITGFAKKVGDLIAGLKQILLFFAVAILITTAVLFWYTRCLRSTVLVVLCSLVAVVWQLGLLPLLNYQLDPYSVLVPFLVFAIGMSHGAQKMNGIMQDIGRGMHRVVAARFTFRRLFLAGLTALLCDAVGFAVLMLIKIQVIQDLAVIASIGVAVLIFTNLILLPVLLSYVGVTPRAAQLSLKSEQAEQSGQKRHGFWRFLDLFTHRRWASLCIAISLALAALGFLVSLQLKIGDLDAGAPELRADSRYNQDDAFLTRHYGASSDLFAVMVKTPASSCARYDILAKVDALDWQLRALPGVDSTNSLALLNRRMLVGLSEGNPKWYELQNNQAMLNMITASAPRGLYNEDCSLLTLYAYLTDHKAETLTRLVEHVEKFAAENNTDEVQFLLAAGNAGIEAATNIVVKQANREMLVWVYGAVIVLCLITFRSWRATLCAVIPLMLTSILCEALMVWLNIGVKVATLPVIALGVGIGVDYALYVMSILLGHLRQGESLSEAYYRALVSTGKVVMLTGITLAIGVATWTFSPIKFQADMGVLLAFMFVWNMVGALVLLPALAYFLLPARSKAQGAVVPMPNEMGAEKAVVAHVQHLQIKEHCHGR; translated from the coding sequence ATGAAGTCATTCGACAACGCCATGGCAAGCCTGGCGAATTTCGATCCACGCTCCGGTTCAGTGGTGGAACGCACGCTGTTCAATCACCGCCTGTGGGTCTTGTTGGTGTGTGTGTTGACGACCCTGGTATTGGGTTATCAAGCCACCCGTATCGAGCTCAATGCCAGCTTCGAAAAAATGATCCCCACGCAACAGCCCTACATTGCGAACTACCTTGAGCATCAGAAGCAGCTCACGGGTTTAGGCAACGCGCTGCGCATCGTGGTCGCCAACAAACACGGCGATATCTACGACGCCGAGTACCTGAAAACCTTGCAGGCACTGAGTGACAAACTCTACCTGCTGCCGGGCGTCGACCGGGCGTACATGAAGTCGCTATGGACACCGGCCACGCGCTGGGTCGCCGTCACCGAAGACGGTCTCGACGGCGGCCCGGTAGTCCCGGATGACTACAGTGGCACCGCCGCCAACCTCGATGCACTGCGGCGCAATGTGCAGCGCTCCAACGAACTCGGTCAACTGGTAGCGTTCGACCAGACCTCCAGCATCATCTACGTGCCGTTGCTGGCAACCACCTCTGACGGCAAAGCGCTGGACTACGCGGTCTTGTCCGGGCAACTGGAAGCCCTGCGCAGCACCTATCAAAGCGATGACATCGATATTCGCATCACCGGTTTCGCGAAAAAAGTCGGTGACCTGATCGCCGGCCTGAAGCAGATCCTGCTGTTCTTCGCCGTCGCGATCCTGATCACCACCGCCGTGCTGTTCTGGTACACCCGCTGCCTGCGCAGTACGGTGCTGGTAGTGCTGTGCTCGCTGGTGGCGGTGGTCTGGCAGCTCGGACTGCTGCCATTGTTGAATTACCAGTTAGACCCGTACTCCGTGCTGGTGCCGTTTCTGGTGTTTGCCATCGGCATGAGCCATGGCGCGCAGAAGATGAACGGCATCATGCAGGACATCGGGCGTGGCATGCACCGGGTGGTGGCTGCGCGATTCACCTTCCGGCGCCTGTTCCTCGCCGGGCTGACAGCGCTGCTGTGCGATGCCGTAGGTTTTGCGGTGCTGATGCTGATCAAGATCCAGGTTATTCAAGACCTTGCAGTGATCGCCAGCATCGGCGTGGCGGTGCTGATCTTCACCAACCTGATTCTGCTGCCGGTCCTGCTCTCTTATGTCGGTGTGACACCGCGTGCCGCGCAACTGAGCCTCAAGAGCGAACAGGCCGAGCAAAGCGGTCAGAAGCGCCATGGGTTCTGGCGCTTTCTGGACCTGTTCACCCATCGGCGCTGGGCCAGCCTGTGCATCGCCATCAGCCTCGCCTTGGCAGCGCTCGGCTTTCTGGTCAGCCTGCAACTGAAAATTGGTGACCTCGACGCCGGTGCGCCGGAACTGCGTGCAGACTCGCGCTACAACCAGGACGATGCTTTTCTGACCCGACATTACGGCGCGAGCAGCGACCTGTTCGCGGTGATGGTGAAAACCCCCGCCAGCAGTTGTGCGCGCTACGACATTCTGGCCAAGGTCGATGCCCTCGACTGGCAACTGCGCGCCTTGCCGGGCGTTGACTCGACCAACTCGCTGGCGTTGCTGAACCGGCGCATGCTGGTCGGGCTCAGCGAGGGCAATCCGAAGTGGTACGAGCTACAGAATAATCAGGCGATGCTCAACATGATCACAGCCAGTGCGCCGCGGGGGTTGTACAACGAAGATTGCAGCCTGCTGACCCTGTATGCCTATCTCACCGACCACAAGGCGGAAACCCTGACCCGCCTGGTCGAACACGTGGAAAAATTTGCCGCCGAGAACAACACCGACGAGGTGCAATTTCTTCTGGCAGCCGGTAACGCCGGCATCGAGGCGGCGACCAATATCGTGGTCAAGCAAGCCAACCGCGAGATGCTCGTCTGGGTCTACGGTGCGGTCATTGTGCTGTGCCTGATCACCTTCCGCTCCTGGCGCGCCACGCTGTGCGCGGTGATTCCGCTGATGCTCACGTCCATCCTTTGCGAAGCGTTGATGGTCTGGCTGAACATCGGTGTGAAAGTCGCCACGCTGCCGGTCATCGCCTTGGGCGTCGGCATTGGTGTCGACTATGCGTTGTACGTGATGAGCATTCTCCTGGGGCATCTGCGCCAAGGGGAAAGCCTGTCCGAAGCGTATTACCGCGCCCTGGTTTCCACCGGCAAGGTGGTGATGCTGACCGGTATCACCCTGGCCATCGGCGTGGCGACCTGGACATTTTCACCCATCAAGTTCCAGGCCGACATGGGCGTGCTGCTGGCGTTCATGTTTGTCTGGAACATGGTTGGCGCATTGGTGTTGCTGCCGGCGTTGGCGTACTTCCTGTTACCCGCACGCAGCAAGGCGCAGGGTGCCGTTGTGCCGATGCCCAACGAGATGGGTGCCGAGAAGGCAGTGGTCGCACACGTTCAACACCTGCAAATCAAGGAGCACTGTCATGGTCGCTGA
- a CDS encoding MFS transporter yields the protein MVADTFVKPARQPGLAQSLLLLLGSCLPVLGAVLLAPVLPRMQAHFASVDGSAVLVPIVLTLPALVIALLAPFAGLIADRLGRKPLLLASMVLYVLCGVLPLWLESLQAIVLSRAGIGLAEAGIMTCCTTLMGDYYSGAKRERLFALQMVATSLSAAAFIALGGFLGQNDWRTPFALYAVGLIFLPLMAWQLWEPQARTQPEQPTQPLPTGKFPWRGLAPLYVLSLLAGLSLFIVPVQAGYLLNLLHVDAPQQIGMTMGANQLGVLVGALSFRLFSGMRGQHLLLSAYVLAGIGGLLMAAAATHTQVVVAVTINGLGIGLMLPTLITWIMAHVSFHQRGRAAGCFTAAIFAGEFISPLVVLGMTRGDSTVLPQALALVGGLQLLVAVFCLAVPRSGGLLHDANVVAGGSTIAEKN from the coding sequence ATGGTCGCTGATACCTTCGTAAAACCTGCTCGGCAGCCGGGACTGGCGCAATCGCTATTGCTGCTGTTGGGCAGCTGCTTGCCAGTGTTGGGTGCCGTGTTGCTGGCCCCGGTGTTACCGAGGATGCAGGCGCATTTTGCCAGCGTCGACGGCAGCGCCGTGCTGGTCCCCATCGTACTGACGCTGCCAGCGTTGGTGATTGCCTTGCTGGCACCCTTCGCCGGGCTGATCGCCGATCGACTTGGGCGCAAGCCGTTACTGCTGGCGAGCATGGTGCTGTATGTGCTCTGCGGCGTGCTGCCGCTCTGGCTCGAGTCGCTGCAGGCCATCGTGCTCAGCCGTGCTGGCATCGGATTGGCCGAGGCGGGGATCATGACCTGCTGCACCACACTGATGGGTGACTACTACAGCGGTGCCAAACGCGAGCGTCTGTTTGCCTTGCAGATGGTCGCGACGTCTTTGTCGGCTGCGGCATTCATCGCGTTGGGTGGCTTCCTGGGGCAGAACGACTGGCGTACGCCGTTTGCGTTGTACGCCGTCGGTTTGATTTTTCTGCCGCTGATGGCCTGGCAACTGTGGGAGCCGCAAGCCCGCACGCAGCCTGAGCAACCGACGCAGCCATTGCCGACCGGCAAATTCCCGTGGCGCGGGCTCGCCCCCCTGTACGTGTTGTCTCTGCTGGCAGGTTTGAGCCTGTTCATCGTGCCGGTGCAGGCCGGGTATCTGCTCAACCTGCTGCACGTCGATGCTCCACAACAAATAGGCATGACCATGGGTGCCAACCAACTGGGCGTGCTGGTCGGTGCGCTGAGTTTTCGATTGTTCAGTGGCATGCGAGGGCAGCATCTGCTGCTGAGTGCCTACGTACTTGCAGGCATTGGCGGGTTATTGATGGCGGCTGCCGCGACCCATACGCAGGTCGTGGTTGCGGTGACGATCAATGGCCTGGGCATCGGCTTGATGCTGCCGACACTGATCACCTGGATTATGGCGCACGTCAGTTTTCATCAGCGCGGGCGGGCGGCTGGGTGTTTCACCGCCGCGATCTTCGCGGGCGAATTCATCAGCCCTCTCGTGGTTCTCGGCATGACCCGTGGTGACTCCACGGTGCTACCTCAGGCATTGGCCCTCGTGGGTGGCCTGCAACTGCTGGTGGCGGTGTTTTGTCTGGCCGTGCCGAGGTCAGGTGGTTTGTTACACGACGCGAACGTTGTGGCCGGTGGCTCGACCATCGCCGAGAAAAATTGA
- a CDS encoding NAD-dependent epimerase/dehydratase family protein — MRVLITGANGFVGRELVRCLLAQGNLRGQAIGTLLVLDRDLQDLPDDTRLRRHFGSVTDPALMRRVLADGIDVVFHLVSIPGGAAEEQYELGYQVNLLASLELLNQLRNKSHPPVLVYASSVAVYGGDLPARMSESAELRPELSYGTHKAMVESAISDLARRGDVDGRVLRLPGIVARPREPNGLRSAFMSDLMRAFAEGEPYQCPVSPEATAWWMSARCCVNNLIHAAELDGDVPGIQRVWQLPVLHLSIAQVIDALAERYGQERRALISHAPDVQLEALFGRMPPLKTPQARAAGFSHDRNAAALVRNSLNPAAPRRLPLTGENFDVIANQA; from the coding sequence ATGCGTGTGTTGATTACCGGTGCCAATGGTTTTGTCGGACGAGAGCTGGTGCGTTGCCTGCTGGCGCAGGGCAACTTGCGAGGGCAAGCCATTGGCACGTTACTGGTGCTGGATAGAGACTTGCAGGACTTGCCGGACGACACCCGTCTTCGCCGTCATTTCGGCAGTGTGACCGACCCGGCCTTGATGCGTCGGGTATTGGCCGACGGCATTGACGTGGTGTTCCATCTGGTCAGCATTCCAGGTGGCGCGGCAGAAGAACAGTACGAACTCGGCTACCAGGTCAATCTGCTGGCCAGCCTGGAATTGCTCAACCAGTTGCGCAACAAAAGCCATCCGCCGGTTTTGGTGTACGCCAGCAGCGTGGCGGTGTACGGCGGGGATCTTCCGGCGCGCATGAGCGAGTCTGCCGAGCTGCGCCCCGAACTGTCCTATGGCACCCACAAGGCCATGGTGGAAAGCGCCATCAGTGATCTTGCCCGGCGGGGCGATGTGGACGGTCGTGTGTTGCGCCTGCCAGGCATCGTCGCCCGGCCTCGCGAACCCAACGGGTTGCGTTCTGCATTCATGAGCGACCTGATGCGGGCCTTTGCCGAAGGTGAACCCTATCAATGCCCGGTCTCGCCAGAGGCAACGGCGTGGTGGATGTCCGCCCGCTGTTGCGTGAACAACCTGATCCACGCTGCGGAGCTCGATGGCGACGTGCCTGGAATTCAACGGGTGTGGCAGTTGCCGGTGCTGCATTTGTCGATTGCCCAGGTCATCGATGCATTGGCTGAGCGTTACGGGCAGGAGCGCCGCGCATTGATCAGCCATGCGCCCGACGTTCAGCTGGAAGCATTGTTCGGACGTATGCCGCCATTGAAAACACCGCAGGCGCGCGCTGCCGGTTTCAGCCATGACCGCAACGCTGCCGCGCTGGTGCGCAATTCCCTGAATCCCGCGGCCCCCCGACGCTTGCCGCTCACCGGAGAGAACTTTGATGTCATTGCCAACCAAGCCTAA